A genomic window from Candidatus Glassbacteria bacterium includes:
- a CDS encoding radical SAM protein: MIDVTKLLVGDSWDGDVIRYGRAVKDKSARGESPTSMRIPKSAAERRPVTVWNVSRRCNLRCVHCYTDSDNKVYKGELTLEEGKKLLDDLAEFEVPAVLFSGGEPLVRKDIFELVDYALAKGLRPTLSTNGTLIDDKMARRIKNSGFTYVGISLDGIGEVNDCFRGKKGAFDMAMRGFRNLVELGQRVGLRLTLTRHNYQDLDKIFDFIEEEKINRACFYHLVYSGRGESISDDDLTYRETRDAMELIIRRTRDFKARGKDVNILTVDNHVDSIYILRKLEAEGDSRADEVRKLLEWNQGGMFSTGVGIGEVDWFGNVHPDQFWMDYTFGNIRERKFGDIWTDTSDPLMAGLKNRPSMIKGRCRLCKYFKLCGGAMRVRAQRVYDDPFGPDPACYLTDEEIGLTDEKKRELEANGEIYPVPERLTR, from the coding sequence ATGATCGATGTAACCAAGCTGCTGGTCGGTGACAGCTGGGACGGCGATGTGATCCGCTACGGCCGCGCAGTTAAAGATAAGTCCGCCCGGGGCGAGTCGCCCACCAGCATGCGCATACCCAAAAGCGCGGCCGAGCGCCGGCCAGTCACTGTCTGGAACGTCTCGCGCCGCTGCAACCTTCGCTGCGTCCACTGCTATACCGACAGCGACAACAAGGTCTACAAAGGCGAGTTGACTCTGGAGGAAGGTAAGAAACTGCTGGACGACCTGGCCGAGTTCGAGGTACCGGCGGTGCTGTTTTCCGGCGGCGAGCCGCTGGTGCGCAAGGACATTTTCGAGCTGGTCGATTATGCTCTCGCCAAAGGCCTTCGCCCCACCCTGTCCACCAACGGTACGCTGATCGATGACAAAATGGCCCGCCGGATCAAAAACAGCGGGTTCACCTACGTGGGGATCAGCCTGGACGGGATCGGCGAGGTCAACGACTGCTTCCGCGGCAAGAAAGGCGCGTTCGACATGGCCATGCGGGGATTCCGCAACCTGGTCGAGCTGGGCCAGCGGGTCGGCCTGCGCCTCACGCTTACACGCCACAACTACCAGGACCTCGACAAGATTTTCGACTTCATCGAAGAAGAGAAAATCAACCGCGCCTGTTTCTACCACCTGGTCTATTCCGGCCGCGGCGAGTCGATATCCGACGACGACCTGACCTACCGGGAAACCCGTGACGCGATGGAATTAATCATCCGCCGCACCCGCGATTTCAAAGCCCGCGGCAAAGATGTCAACATCCTCACGGTCGATAACCATGTCGACAGTATCTATATCCTGCGCAAACTCGAGGCCGAAGGCGACTCCCGCGCCGACGAGGTCCGCAAGCTGCTGGAGTGGAACCAGGGCGGGATGTTCTCCACCGGCGTCGGCATCGGCGAGGTCGACTGGTTCGGCAATGTCCACCCGGATCAGTTCTGGATGGACTACACTTTCGGCAATATCCGCGAGCGCAAGTTCGGCGATATCTGGACCGATACCTCCGACCCGCTGATGGCCGGTCTCAAAAACAGGCCGTCGATGATCAAGGGCCGCTGCCGTCTGTGCAAGTATTTCAAGCTCTGCGGCGGCGCGATGCGGGTGCGCGCCCAGCGCGTCTACGATGACCCGTTCGGTCCGGACCCGGCCTGCTATCTCACCGATGAAGAGATCGGGCTGACCGACGAGAAGAAACGCGAACTGGAAGCCAATGGTGAAATCTATCCCGTGCCCGAACGGTTGACCCGCTAG
- a CDS encoding DNA translocase FtsK: MHRFILIQVIMDRYHRPGCALIHLIPPGGGQLPRKSSNRKNGDRREEALGILLVALGLLCALSLLPRGVLAPFLASADQGYRNLVGLAGKFVNESLKDLLGVLAYGLPVLLVVWGWRLFSGRGSRVYARITVYSLVMGAAAVILIGLGGEPETVSLDWSAGRLGSWLAGMLSLGLGPVGAYVAVSAVFVLFLIFYSGLSLRTVAGWLVRAAALVGGLLATALKVVSDRPAKRKKPRREKKPPEEPLSEEPDDAGPGPEFEPSPGELQEDFQFDLGILDEQPSAEPGAANEDEQDDEQQRPSRAASGPSLDTPAGEGGYELPSLELLEDRSGAGQIVSREELEKMGRVLMSKLADFSVEGELINITRGPQVSTFEIKPATGIKVNRIAALADDLAMAMHAKKVRIMAPIPGKGAVGVELPNPVLEMVSARDIFETDDFRRSTQHLPIGLGKDLEGRIRVADLTRLPHLLIAGTTGSGKSVCMNMIIASILFNFGPDQVRMLMIDPKMIELSLYNDIPHLLHPVVTDARETARLFKWAAAEMEHRYRLLSRNSVRSIEDYNTKLASGHPVKELDGTLQDEQVPMPYIIILIDELSDLMCSEVKNDIEAGLVRLAQMARAVGIHLVVATQRPSVDVITGLIKANFPSRLSFQVYSKTDSRTILDAGGAEQLLRNGDMLFVPSGQSDPVRIQGAYLSSEEAEKLAEHWRGQPWFTDGGSDEEDAGEPGPRSGILEDFTPQIEGLEEEEDRDELFGEAAKLVVRHDQGSTSLIQRRLKVGYARAGRIVDQLECAGIVGPPDGSKPREVLIAEEDLAAFGIE; this comes from the coding sequence ATGCACCGCTTTATCTTGATTCAGGTCATCATGGACCGGTATCACAGGCCGGGTTGCGCCCTGATCCACCTAATTCCGCCCGGAGGCGGGCAATTGCCCAGGAAATCATCGAATAGAAAAAACGGCGACCGCAGGGAAGAGGCACTGGGAATCCTGCTGGTGGCCCTGGGGCTGCTCTGCGCGCTCAGTCTTCTGCCGCGCGGGGTCCTGGCCCCGTTCCTGGCTAGCGCCGATCAGGGCTACCGTAACCTGGTGGGACTGGCGGGCAAGTTTGTCAACGAATCGCTCAAGGACCTGCTGGGCGTACTGGCATACGGGCTGCCCGTGCTGCTGGTGGTCTGGGGCTGGCGTCTGTTCAGCGGACGGGGATCGCGCGTTTACGCGCGGATAACAGTCTACTCTCTGGTCATGGGTGCGGCCGCGGTTATCCTGATCGGCCTGGGCGGCGAACCCGAAACAGTTTCGCTGGACTGGAGCGCCGGCAGGCTGGGCAGCTGGCTGGCCGGGATGTTGAGCCTGGGGCTGGGTCCGGTGGGGGCCTATGTGGCGGTGTCGGCGGTGTTTGTGCTGTTCCTGATTTTCTATTCCGGGCTGTCGCTCAGGACTGTCGCGGGCTGGTTGGTGAGGGCGGCGGCACTGGTTGGCGGTCTTCTGGCAACCGCGCTGAAAGTGGTTTCGGACCGTCCGGCAAAAAGGAAAAAACCGCGCAGGGAGAAGAAGCCTCCGGAGGAGCCGCTTTCCGAGGAGCCGGATGACGCCGGACCGGGACCGGAGTTTGAGCCGTCGCCCGGAGAGCTGCAGGAGGATTTCCAGTTCGACCTGGGGATTCTCGACGAGCAGCCGTCAGCGGAACCCGGCGCAGCAAATGAGGACGAGCAGGACGATGAGCAACAGCGCCCTTCGCGCGCCGCGAGCGGCCCCAGCCTGGACACTCCCGCGGGCGAGGGCGGCTACGAGCTGCCGTCCCTGGAGCTGCTCGAAGACCGCAGTGGAGCCGGCCAGATTGTCAGCCGCGAGGAACTGGAGAAAATGGGCCGGGTGCTGATGAGCAAGCTGGCCGATTTCAGTGTCGAGGGCGAACTGATCAATATCACCCGCGGCCCGCAGGTCAGCACCTTCGAGATCAAGCCCGCCACGGGAATCAAAGTCAACAGGATCGCCGCCCTGGCCGACGACCTGGCGATGGCGATGCACGCCAAAAAGGTGCGGATCATGGCTCCGATTCCCGGCAAGGGAGCGGTGGGGGTCGAGCTGCCCAACCCCGTGCTGGAGATGGTTTCCGCGCGCGATATATTCGAAACCGACGATTTCCGCCGCAGCACCCAGCACCTCCCGATCGGCCTGGGCAAGGACCTCGAGGGCCGGATCAGGGTCGCCGACCTCACGCGTCTGCCCCATCTGCTGATCGCCGGTACCACCGGCAGCGGCAAGAGCGTCTGCATGAACATGATTATCGCCAGCATCCTGTTCAATTTCGGACCCGACCAGGTGCGGATGCTGATGATCGACCCCAAGATGATCGAACTCAGCCTCTACAACGACATCCCCCATCTGCTGCACCCGGTGGTAACCGACGCCAGGGAAACCGCCAGGCTGTTCAAGTGGGCCGCCGCCGAGATGGAGCACCGCTACCGCCTGCTCTCGCGCAACAGTGTGCGCAGTATCGAGGACTACAACACCAAGCTGGCCTCGGGCCATCCGGTGAAAGAGCTGGACGGCACCCTTCAGGACGAGCAGGTGCCGATGCCCTATATCATCATCCTGATCGACGAGCTCAGCGACCTGATGTGCAGCGAAGTCAAGAACGATATCGAGGCCGGGCTGGTCCGGCTGGCCCAGATGGCCCGGGCGGTGGGAATCCACCTGGTGGTCGCCACCCAGCGGCCCTCGGTCGATGTGATCACCGGGCTGATCAAGGCCAATTTCCCCAGCCGGCTCAGCTTCCAGGTCTATTCCAAAACCGACAGCCGCACGATTCTCGATGCCGGCGGCGCCGAGCAGCTCCTGCGCAACGGCGACATGCTGTTCGTGCCCTCCGGCCAGTCGGACCCGGTGCGGATTCAGGGCGCCTACCTGTCCAGCGAGGAAGCGGAAAAGCTGGCCGAGCACTGGCGCGGGCAGCCGTGGTTCACCGATGGCGGGAGTGATGAGGAGGACGCCGGCGAACCCGGGCCGCGCAGCGGAATCCTCGAGGACTTCACACCGCAGATCGAGGGGCTGGAGGAGGAAGAGGACCGCGACGAGCTGTTCGGCGAGGCGGCCAAACTGGTGGTGCGCCACGATCAGGGGTCCACCTCGCTGATCCAGCGCCGGCTGAAAGTTGGTTACGCCCGCGCCGGGCGGATTGTGGACCAGTTGGAGTGCGCCGGGATTGTCGGGCCGCCCGACGGCAGCAAACCGCGAGAGGTGCTGATCGCCGAGGAAGACCTGGCTGCTTTCGGCATTGAATAA
- a CDS encoding N-6 DNA methylase has product MSQSLSEGTPPERGEEKITPSNIINKYCALASLKNESDVEQFFILPLLVDLGYSSDYLETKASIHKEMVGKGKKRKRYFPDYLAYSQKGKGKPVLIIDAKHPDEAAEDGVEDSQLYASVIRRHMTAPKPDQYCVGINGHKLLVKHYDSDNIMHDLSFEDFVDGNAKFELLKHDLSREALAVQQKTKAQTEAFEFRTVTPPDLPSIFEMCHRKIWKAEKRSPASAFYEFAKIMFVKISEDRKLHEKVSSQPPIGLVAGYVPREYVRLSVHWINEMEEVTDNPIDTILFSQLAQSIELQILQKEKKRIFEQGEGIRLAPSTVKEVIKILEHLDLYAVDEDLNGRLFETFLTATMRGQALGQFFTPRAVVKFMVKMAKLRASAEHMDRVIDGCCGTGGFLIEAMANMSETLNNNKGLSQIEKDTLIKQLRTEALWGIDAGQDPPIARIARLNMLLHKDGGSRIYYADSLDKQLRVEAGLPISTKQEIDELRTMLVTDKINFTTILSNPPFSMTYERKDPKELSVLNDYSLSIDEKGRPRTSLKSSVMFIERYWDLLEKGGRLLTVMDDSVLNTRTACPFREYILNHFVIKAVISLPKNAFVKAQGSVSTSVLYLRKKTVPLEPQPSIFMALCVNIGHNDSGKERPQLNELPQILERYRQFEETGKLSEQSSTTGFIVDSLLSNNPTKRLDAQFFNPRYFTSMNLLEKIAQERKWKVFPLESLLIDSKEALTGGATPLGAAYPDEGAKFIRVQNVRPNRLVWNPEVDHCIDSHTHTVTLKRSQLRKDDVVFTITGSYGIAAVVPDHFGEANMNQHSVRIRVNDDVLPEYLSVVLNTELCRPQIDRAATGSSRLALDYTSVRKLRILLPPNKDEQAKIVKSVMDKLIQSINLRNQSEQLESQMLQVLN; this is encoded by the coding sequence ATGTCACAGTCTCTATCAGAAGGAACTCCGCCGGAACGAGGAGAAGAAAAAATAACTCCGAGTAATATTATCAATAAATACTGTGCATTAGCTTCCCTGAAAAATGAGAGCGATGTGGAACAGTTCTTCATTTTGCCCCTGCTGGTCGATTTGGGGTATAGCTCTGACTATTTAGAAACCAAAGCAAGTATTCATAAAGAGATGGTCGGTAAGGGCAAGAAGCGCAAACGGTACTTTCCTGATTATCTAGCCTACTCACAAAAGGGAAAAGGGAAACCCGTTCTCATAATCGACGCAAAACACCCTGATGAGGCAGCGGAAGATGGTGTGGAGGATTCACAATTATATGCCTCAGTAATCAGACGCCATATGACCGCTCCGAAACCAGACCAATATTGCGTCGGCATAAATGGGCACAAGCTACTAGTCAAGCACTATGATAGTGACAACATTATGCACGACCTCAGTTTTGAGGATTTTGTGGATGGGAATGCAAAATTTGAGTTGCTCAAGCATGATTTGAGCAGAGAAGCGTTAGCCGTCCAACAGAAGACTAAGGCGCAAACCGAGGCTTTTGAATTTAGAACGGTCACCCCCCCGGACCTACCAAGCATATTTGAAATGTGCCATCGGAAGATTTGGAAAGCGGAAAAGAGGAGTCCCGCCTCAGCGTTTTATGAATTTGCTAAAATCATGTTTGTTAAGATCAGCGAGGATAGGAAATTGCACGAAAAGGTATCTTCGCAACCGCCAATAGGTCTAGTTGCTGGATATGTACCCAGAGAATATGTCCGTCTCTCCGTACATTGGATAAATGAAATGGAAGAGGTTACGGACAACCCAATCGATACAATATTGTTTTCGCAATTAGCCCAGTCAATTGAACTGCAAATCCTGCAAAAAGAAAAGAAGAGAATATTTGAACAAGGTGAAGGCATAAGACTAGCGCCGTCCACCGTAAAAGAAGTTATCAAAATACTTGAACATCTTGACCTTTACGCAGTAGATGAAGACTTGAATGGCAGACTGTTTGAAACATTCTTGACGGCTACGATGAGGGGGCAAGCATTGGGGCAATTTTTTACCCCAAGAGCGGTAGTGAAATTTATGGTCAAAATGGCCAAGCTCCGCGCATCGGCAGAACATATGGATAGAGTTATAGATGGCTGTTGTGGTACAGGCGGATTCCTGATTGAAGCAATGGCTAATATGAGTGAGACGCTCAATAATAATAAAGGCTTGAGTCAGATTGAAAAAGATACCCTTATTAAACAATTACGGACGGAAGCCTTGTGGGGTATAGATGCAGGACAAGACCCGCCAATTGCTAGAATCGCCAGATTAAATATGCTTCTTCATAAAGATGGAGGAAGCCGAATTTACTATGCTGACTCGCTGGATAAGCAGTTACGAGTAGAAGCCGGATTACCTATCAGTACGAAACAGGAAATTGATGAACTACGCACTATGTTAGTGACCGACAAGATAAATTTCACCACCATTCTTAGTAATCCACCATTCTCAATGACCTATGAAAGAAAAGACCCTAAAGAATTGAGTGTTCTGAATGATTATAGTCTCTCTATAGATGAAAAGGGCAGGCCGAGAACGTCTCTAAAATCCTCAGTTATGTTTATTGAGCGCTATTGGGATTTGTTAGAGAAGGGTGGCAGACTACTTACCGTAATGGATGATAGCGTCCTCAATACTCGAACTGCTTGCCCCTTCAGGGAATATATCCTAAACCATTTTGTGATTAAGGCAGTAATCTCACTACCAAAAAACGCGTTTGTCAAGGCTCAGGGTTCAGTATCCACATCCGTGTTATACCTTAGAAAAAAAACTGTCCCGTTAGAGCCTCAGCCAAGCATATTTATGGCATTATGTGTGAACATAGGGCACAACGACTCTGGAAAAGAACGCCCGCAGCTTAATGAATTGCCTCAGATTTTGGAACGCTATCGCCAGTTTGAAGAAACCGGGAAATTAAGCGAGCAGTCATCCACCACAGGGTTCATAGTCGATAGTCTGTTGTCTAATAATCCCACCAAGCGACTTGATGCTCAATTCTTTAATCCACGATATTTCACCAGCATGAATTTGCTTGAGAAAATAGCCCAAGAACGCAAGTGGAAAGTTTTTCCGCTGGAAAGTCTGCTAATAGATAGTAAAGAGGCGCTCACTGGTGGTGCAACGCCTTTAGGAGCTGCCTATCCTGATGAGGGTGCGAAGTTCATTCGAGTTCAAAATGTTCGCCCAAACCGTCTAGTTTGGAATCCAGAAGTAGACCACTGTATTGACTCCCATACTCACACCGTTACCTTGAAAAGGTCACAACTAAGAAAAGATGACGTGGTATTTACTATAACTGGTTCTTATGGTATTGCCGCTGTTGTTCCTGACCACTTCGGAGAGGCCAATATGAATCAACATAGTGTACGTATTCGCGTGAATGACGATGTGCTTCCTGAATATTTGAGCGTCGTTCTAAATACAGAACTTTGTCGTCCGCAGATAGATAGGGCAGCCACTGGCTCATCTCGGTTGGCTCTTGATTACACGTCTGTCAGAAAGTTAAGAATTTTACTTCCACCAAACAAAGACGAACAGGCCAAGATAGTAAAATCTGTAATGGATAAACTGATTCAATCTATCAACCTACGCAATCAGTCTGAACAACTTGAATCTCAAATGTTACAGGTGTTGAATTAG
- a CDS encoding outer membrane lipoprotein carrier protein LolA translates to MRIIPRKTWFYPLVLFLLVPAAGSAADFQAVLAGIDRYYETVSSLQASFTQLVEVPVLEKSETFSGTLFFLKPNLIRLEYSKPEGQLLVADGTDWWFYMPQQEVPQVLRAPMKQEPGEAPVYILGGRMAERFSGRLTGTERRGGTECYVLELQPRSRTAYYRSLRAWVGTRTFATRAVRYVDESGNFNTFDLAGHRAGIELPPAMFSFEPPAEAQVLEAESPGGERAP, encoded by the coding sequence ATGAGAATTATCCCCCGGAAAACATGGTTTTATCCGCTGGTGCTTTTCCTGTTGGTTCCCGCAGCCGGCAGCGCCGCTGATTTCCAGGCCGTGCTGGCGGGCATCGACCGCTATTACGAGACGGTTTCGAGCCTCCAGGCCAGTTTCACCCAGCTTGTCGAGGTCCCCGTCCTGGAGAAAAGCGAGACTTTCAGCGGGACGCTCTTTTTCCTCAAGCCGAATCTGATCAGGCTCGAATACAGCAAGCCGGAAGGTCAGCTGCTGGTGGCCGACGGGACGGACTGGTGGTTCTACATGCCTCAACAGGAGGTCCCCCAGGTGCTGCGCGCGCCGATGAAACAGGAGCCGGGCGAGGCTCCGGTCTATATCCTCGGCGGCAGGATGGCCGAACGGTTCAGCGGCAGGCTGACCGGCACGGAAAGGCGCGGCGGAACGGAGTGCTATGTGCTGGAGCTCCAGCCGCGCAGCCGGACCGCCTACTACCGCTCCCTGCGCGCCTGGGTCGGTACCCGGACTTTCGCCACCCGGGCGGTGCGCTATGTCGACGAGAGCGGGAATTTCAATACGTTCGATCTGGCAGGGCACAGGGCGGGAATTGAGCTGCCCCCGGCGATGTTTTCGTTCGAGCCTCCTGCCGAGGCCCAGGTGCTGGAAGCGGAGTCTCCGGGCGGGGAGCGCGCGCCGTGA
- a CDS encoding DNA alkylation repair protein, with protein MTRPGRRDGLTARNTIKRLEAMGSRENIEGMARYGIKPGRALGVPMTAIRAMSREIGVNHALALELWDEGIHESRLLAALLADPAEVDGELMDLWAAAFDSWALCDTTCGSLFRKTVAAWEKAGEWSRRDELFVKRAGFTMMAWLAVHDKRAPDSSFTPLLKLIRRGAKDERPLVKKAVNWALRQIGKRNVRLNSRAIALAVELAGTGGKAECWVAHGALRELTGSKVQGRLTARKGT; from the coding sequence ATGACCAGGCCTGGCCGGAGAGATGGTTTGACAGCTCGGAACACGATCAAGCGCTTGGAGGCGATGGGCAGCCGGGAAAATATCGAGGGTATGGCCCGTTACGGAATTAAACCCGGCCGGGCGCTGGGTGTACCGATGACGGCTATTCGTGCCATGTCCCGCGAAATCGGTGTCAACCACGCCCTGGCGCTGGAACTCTGGGACGAGGGTATCCACGAGAGCCGTCTGCTGGCCGCCCTGCTGGCCGACCCCGCGGAAGTGGACGGCGAACTGATGGATCTCTGGGCCGCGGCTTTCGACAGCTGGGCCTTGTGCGACACCACCTGCGGCAGCCTGTTCCGCAAGACCGTCGCTGCCTGGGAGAAAGCCGGGGAGTGGAGCCGTCGCGATGAGCTGTTTGTCAAGCGGGCTGGGTTCACGATGATGGCCTGGCTGGCGGTCCACGACAAGCGCGCGCCCGACAGCAGTTTCACTCCGCTGCTTAAACTCATCCGCCGGGGGGCGAAAGACGAACGCCCGCTGGTGAAGAAAGCGGTCAACTGGGCCCTGCGCCAGATCGGCAAGCGCAACGTGAGGCTGAACTCCAGGGCGATCGCACTGGCTGTGGAACTGGCCGGGACAGGAGGCAAGGCCGAGTGCTGGGTGGCTCACGGGGCTCTTCGCGAACTGACCGGTAGCAAGGTCCAAGGCAGGCTCACCGCAAGGAAAGGGACGTAA
- the rimO gene encoding 30S ribosomal protein S12 methylthiotransferase RimO: MQTDAGRAIPVGLITLGCAKNEVDSEYMLADLRNGGFEPVEDLAVAEAVVVNTCAFIEPAREEAVETILEAARLKQTAACRVLAVVGCMAQRYRAELAESLPEVDIFIGVGADQRSLPDQLRGRLGIAAPASCDLPAVPRVVETAGQGWAYLKVSEGCSNRCSYCAIPLIRGSLASRTAGDIVEEARYLESLGVKELVLIAQDVTAWGADRQGSPAGLTGLLEDLLQETSVPWIRLLYTHPARLDEQVLRLIGAEDRIVPYLDMPVQHASDRMLERMGRGVNREEMIELVGMARRLVDNPVLRTTVMVGFPGEGRRDFEQLLEFIAQVRFDRLGAFVYSQEEGTRAADWPDSVPRAEKERRLEAVMELQRDISAELNQARVGRTVPVLVERQAAADEAPGGQYRWAGRSRAHAPEVDGQVFFTDSVDGENSISPGRIIPVSITESGDYDLFGAPAAG, from the coding sequence TTGCAGACAGATGCCGGTCGGGCTATTCCTGTCGGTCTGATTACCCTGGGCTGCGCCAAGAACGAGGTGGACAGCGAGTACATGCTGGCCGACCTTCGCAACGGCGGGTTCGAGCCGGTGGAGGACCTGGCCGTGGCCGAGGCGGTGGTGGTCAACACCTGCGCCTTTATCGAGCCTGCCCGCGAGGAGGCGGTGGAGACAATCCTCGAAGCCGCCCGTCTCAAACAGACCGCTGCCTGCCGGGTGCTGGCCGTGGTGGGCTGCATGGCCCAGCGCTACCGCGCCGAACTGGCCGAAAGTCTGCCCGAGGTGGATATTTTTATCGGTGTCGGAGCGGACCAGCGCTCGCTGCCGGACCAGCTCCGCGGCAGGCTGGGTATCGCCGCTCCCGCTTCCTGCGACCTTCCCGCTGTCCCCCGCGTGGTCGAGACCGCGGGCCAGGGCTGGGCCTACCTCAAGGTGTCCGAGGGCTGCAGCAACCGCTGCAGCTACTGCGCGATCCCGCTGATCCGGGGTTCGCTGGCCAGCCGCACCGCCGGGGATATCGTGGAGGAGGCCCGTTATCTTGAGAGCCTGGGCGTGAAAGAGCTGGTGCTGATCGCCCAGGATGTCACCGCCTGGGGCGCGGACCGTCAGGGTTCACCCGCCGGTTTGACCGGCCTGCTGGAAGATTTGCTGCAAGAAACCTCGGTCCCGTGGATCAGGCTGCTCTACACACACCCGGCTCGTCTGGACGAGCAGGTCCTGCGGCTGATCGGCGCGGAGGACCGGATCGTGCCCTATCTCGACATGCCGGTCCAGCATGCCAGCGACAGGATGCTGGAGCGCATGGGCCGCGGAGTGAACCGCGAGGAGATGATCGAGCTGGTCGGGATGGCCCGGCGGCTGGTTGACAATCCCGTGCTGCGCACCACGGTGATGGTGGGGTTTCCCGGCGAGGGCCGGCGGGATTTCGAGCAACTGCTGGAGTTTATCGCCCAGGTGCGGTTCGACCGCCTGGGCGCATTTGTCTACTCCCAGGAGGAGGGCACCCGCGCGGCCGACTGGCCGGACAGCGTTCCCCGCGCCGAGAAGGAACGTCGCCTGGAGGCGGTGATGGAACTCCAGCGGGATATCAGCGCCGAATTGAACCAAGCGCGGGTGGGCCGGACAGTCCCGGTGCTGGTGGAGCGGCAGGCAGCTGCCGATGAGGCTCCCGGCGGGCAATACCGCTGGGCGGGACGCAGCCGGGCGCATGCTCCCGAGGTCGACGGCCAGGTGTTTTTTACCGATTCAGTCGACGGGGAAAATTCAATCTCTCCGGGACGGATAATCCCTGTCTCGATCACCGAAAGCGGCGACTACGACCTGTTCGGCGCTCCGGCCGCCGGGTGA